From one Orcinus orca chromosome 10, mOrcOrc1.1, whole genome shotgun sequence genomic stretch:
- the MCM2 gene encoding DNA replication licensing factor MCM2 isoform X1, protein MAVSAPESESSESFTVASSPAPRRRANDPLTSSPGRSSRRTDALTSSPGRDLPPFEDESEGLLGTEGPLEEEEEDGEELFGDGMERDYRPIPEIDVYEPEGLAPDDEDVDELTASQREAAERVMRQRDREAGRGLGRMRRGLLYDSDEEEEERRSRKRRQVERATEDGGEADEMIESIENLEDLKGHSVREWVSMAGPRLEIHHRFKNFLRTHVDGRGHNVFKERISDMCKENRESLVVNYEDLAAREHVLAYFLPEAPAELLQIFSEAALEVVLAMYPKYDRIASRVHVRISHLPLVEELRSLRQLHLNQLIRTSGVVTSCTGVLPQLSMVKYNCNKCGFVLGPFCQSQNQEVKPGSCPECQSAGPFEVNMEETIYQNYQRIRIQESPGKVAAGRLPRSKDAILLADLVDSCKPGDEIELTGIYHNNYDGALNTANGFPVFATVILANHVAKKDNKVAVGELTDEDVKKIISLSKDQQIGEKIFASIAPSIYGHEDIKRGLALALFGGEPKNPGGKHKVRGDINVLLCGDPGTAKSQFLKYIEKVSSRAIFTTGQGASAVGLTAYVQRHPVSKEWALEAGALVLADRGVCLIDEFDKMNDQDRTSIHEAMEQQSISISKAGIVTSLQARCTVIAAANPIGGRYDPSLTFSENVDLTEPIISRFDVLCVVRDTVDPVQDEMLARFVVGSHIRHHPSNKEDGGLGGAPEPPMPNTYGVEPLPQEVLKKYIIYAKEKVHPKLNQMDQDKVAKMYSDLRKESMATGSIPITVRHIESMIRMAEAHARIHLRDYVMEDDVNMAIRVMLESFVDTQKFSVMRSMRKTFARYLSFRRDNNELLLFILKQLVAEQVTYQRNRFGAQQDTIEVPEKDLVDKARQINIHNLSAFYDSELFRMHKFTHDLKRKMILQQF, encoded by the exons ATGGCGGTGAGCGCGCCGGAGTCT GAATCATCCGAGTCTTTCACGGTGGCGTCCAGCCCGGCCCCGAGGCGGAGAGCCAACGATCCTCTGACCTCCAGCCCTGGGCGGAGCTCCCGGCGCACGGATGCCCTGACTTCCAGCCCCGGCCGCGACCTTCCTCCCTTTGAGGATGAGTCGGAGGGACTGCTCGGCACAGAGGGgcccctggaggaggaggaggaggatggggagGAGCTTTTCGGAGATGGCATGGAGAG GGACTACCGCCCCATCCCGGAGATAGATGTCTACGAGCCCGAGGGGCTGGCCCCGGACGACGAGGACGTGGACGAGCTGACCGCCAGCCAGAGGGAGGCGGCCGAGCGGGTCATGCGGCAGCGAGACCGGGAGGCCGGCCGGGGCCTGGGCCGCATGCGCCGCGGGCTCCTGTACG ACAgcgacgaggaggaggaggagcgcCGCAGCCGGAAGCGGCGGCAGGTGGAGCGGGCCACGGAGGACGGTGGCGAGGCCGACGAGATGATCGAGAGCATCGAGAACCTGGAGGACCTGAAGGGCCACTCGGTGCGCGAGTGGGTGAGCATGGCCGGCCCGCGGCTGGAGATCCACCACCGCTTCAAGAACTTCCTGCGCACCCACGTGGACGGCCGCGGCCACAACGTCTTCAAGGAGCGCATCAGTGACATGTGCAAAG AGAACCGCGAGAGCCTGGTGGTGAACTACGAGGACCTGGCCGCCAGGGAGCACGTCCTGGCCTACTTCCTGCCCGAGGCGCCGGCTGAGCTGCTGCAGATCTTCAGCGAGGCTGCCCTGGAGGTGGTGCTGGCCATGTACCCCAAGTATGACCGCATCGCCAGCCGCGTCCACGTGCGCATCTCCCACCTGCCCCTGGTGGAGGAGCTGCGCTCGCTCAG GCAGCTGCACCTGAACCAGCTGATCCGCACCAGCGGGGTGGTGACCAGCTGCACGGGCGTCCTGCCTCAGCTCAGCATGGTCAAGTACAACTGCAACAAGTGTGGCTTCGTGCTGGGGCCTTTCTGCCAGTCCCAGAACCAGGAGGTGAAGCCGGGCTCGTGCCCCGAGTGCCAGTCAGCCGGCCCCTTCGAAGTCAACATGGAGGAG ACCATCTACCAGAACTACCAGCGCATCCGAATTCAGGAGAGTCCTGGCAAAGTGGCGGCCGGCCGGCTGCCCCGCTCCAAGGATGCCATCCTCCTCGCGGACCTGGTGGACAGCTGCAAGCCGGGAGACGAGATA GAGCTGACCGGCATCTACCACAACAACTACGATGGGGCTCTCAACACCGCCAACGGCTTTCCCGTCTTCGCCACTGTCATCCTAGCCAACCATGTGGCCAAGAAGGACAATAAGGTGGCCGTGGGAGAGCTGACTGACGAGGATGTGAAGAAGATTATCAGCCTCTCCAAGGACCAGCAGATTGGGGAGAAG atcttTGCCAGCATTGCTCCTTCCATCTACGGGCACGAAGACATCAAGCGAGGCCTGGCACTGGCTCTGTTTGGAGGGGAGCCCAAAAACCCTG GTGGCAAGCACAAGGTGCGAGGTGACATCAACGTGCTCCTTTGTGGAGATCCCGGCACGGCCAAGTCTCAGTTCCTCAAGTACATTGAGAAAGTGTCCAGCAGAGCCATCTTCACCACCGGCCAGGGGGCCTCGGCCGTGGGCCTCACGGCATACGTCCAGCGGCACCCCGTCAGCAAGGAGTGGGCCTTGGAGGCTGGGGCCCTGGTCCTGGCGGACCGAGGAGTGTGTCTCATCGATGAATTTGACAAG ATGAACGACCAGGACAGGACCAGCATCCACGAGGCCATGGAGCAGCAGAGCATCTCCATCTCGAAGGCCGGCATCGTCACCTCCCTGCAGGCCCGCTGCACCGTCATTGCTGCCGCCAACCCCATAG GTGGCCGCTATGACCCCTCGCTCACCTTTTCGGAAAACGTGGACCTCACGGAGCCCATCATTTCCCGCTTCGACGTCCTGTGTGTGGTGAGGGACACAGTGGACCCAGTCCAG GATGAGATGCTGGCCCGTTTCGTGGTCGGCAGCCACATCAGACATCACCCCAGCAACAAGGAGGATGGGGGCCTGGGGGGCGCCCCAGAGCCCCCCATGCCCAACACATATGGCGTGGAGCCCCTGCCGCAGGAGGTCCTGAAGAAGTACATCATCTACGCCAAGGAGAAGGTCCACCCGAAGCTCAACCAGATGGACCAGGACAAGGTGGCCAAGATGTACAGTGACCTGAGGAAGGAATCCATG GCCACGGGCAGCATCCCCATCACGGTGCGTCACATCGAATCCATGATCCGCATGGCTGAGGCCCACGCGCGCATCCACCTGCGGGACTACGTGATGGAGGATGACGTCAACATGGCCATCCGTGTGATGCTCGAGAGCTTTGTGGACACGCAGAAGTTCAGCGTCATGCGCAGCATGCGGaag ACTTTTGCCCGCTACCTGTCGTTCCGCCGGGACAACAACGAGCTGCTGCTCTTCATCCTGAAGCAGCTGGTGGCCGAGCAGGTGACGTATCAGCGCAACCGCTTCGGGGCCCAGCAGGACACGATCGAGGTGCCCGAGAAGGACTTGGTGGACAAG GCTCGTCAGATCAACATCCACAACCTGTCTGCCTTTTACGACAGTGAGCTCTTCAGGATGCACAAGTTCACCCACGACCTGAAACGCAAGATGATCCTTCAGCAGTTCTGA
- the MCM2 gene encoding DNA replication licensing factor MCM2 isoform X2: MAESSESFTVASSPAPRRRANDPLTSSPGRSSRRTDALTSSPGRDLPPFEDESEGLLGTEGPLEEEEEDGEELFGDGMERDYRPIPEIDVYEPEGLAPDDEDVDELTASQREAAERVMRQRDREAGRGLGRMRRGLLYDSDEEEEERRSRKRRQVERATEDGGEADEMIESIENLEDLKGHSVREWVSMAGPRLEIHHRFKNFLRTHVDGRGHNVFKERISDMCKENRESLVVNYEDLAAREHVLAYFLPEAPAELLQIFSEAALEVVLAMYPKYDRIASRVHVRISHLPLVEELRSLRQLHLNQLIRTSGVVTSCTGVLPQLSMVKYNCNKCGFVLGPFCQSQNQEVKPGSCPECQSAGPFEVNMEETIYQNYQRIRIQESPGKVAAGRLPRSKDAILLADLVDSCKPGDEIELTGIYHNNYDGALNTANGFPVFATVILANHVAKKDNKVAVGELTDEDVKKIISLSKDQQIGEKIFASIAPSIYGHEDIKRGLALALFGGEPKNPGGKHKVRGDINVLLCGDPGTAKSQFLKYIEKVSSRAIFTTGQGASAVGLTAYVQRHPVSKEWALEAGALVLADRGVCLIDEFDKMNDQDRTSIHEAMEQQSISISKAGIVTSLQARCTVIAAANPIGGRYDPSLTFSENVDLTEPIISRFDVLCVVRDTVDPVQDEMLARFVVGSHIRHHPSNKEDGGLGGAPEPPMPNTYGVEPLPQEVLKKYIIYAKEKVHPKLNQMDQDKVAKMYSDLRKESMATGSIPITVRHIESMIRMAEAHARIHLRDYVMEDDVNMAIRVMLESFVDTQKFSVMRSMRKTFARYLSFRRDNNELLLFILKQLVAEQVTYQRNRFGAQQDTIEVPEKDLVDKARQINIHNLSAFYDSELFRMHKFTHDLKRKMILQQF, from the exons ATGGCG GAATCATCCGAGTCTTTCACGGTGGCGTCCAGCCCGGCCCCGAGGCGGAGAGCCAACGATCCTCTGACCTCCAGCCCTGGGCGGAGCTCCCGGCGCACGGATGCCCTGACTTCCAGCCCCGGCCGCGACCTTCCTCCCTTTGAGGATGAGTCGGAGGGACTGCTCGGCACAGAGGGgcccctggaggaggaggaggaggatggggagGAGCTTTTCGGAGATGGCATGGAGAG GGACTACCGCCCCATCCCGGAGATAGATGTCTACGAGCCCGAGGGGCTGGCCCCGGACGACGAGGACGTGGACGAGCTGACCGCCAGCCAGAGGGAGGCGGCCGAGCGGGTCATGCGGCAGCGAGACCGGGAGGCCGGCCGGGGCCTGGGCCGCATGCGCCGCGGGCTCCTGTACG ACAgcgacgaggaggaggaggagcgcCGCAGCCGGAAGCGGCGGCAGGTGGAGCGGGCCACGGAGGACGGTGGCGAGGCCGACGAGATGATCGAGAGCATCGAGAACCTGGAGGACCTGAAGGGCCACTCGGTGCGCGAGTGGGTGAGCATGGCCGGCCCGCGGCTGGAGATCCACCACCGCTTCAAGAACTTCCTGCGCACCCACGTGGACGGCCGCGGCCACAACGTCTTCAAGGAGCGCATCAGTGACATGTGCAAAG AGAACCGCGAGAGCCTGGTGGTGAACTACGAGGACCTGGCCGCCAGGGAGCACGTCCTGGCCTACTTCCTGCCCGAGGCGCCGGCTGAGCTGCTGCAGATCTTCAGCGAGGCTGCCCTGGAGGTGGTGCTGGCCATGTACCCCAAGTATGACCGCATCGCCAGCCGCGTCCACGTGCGCATCTCCCACCTGCCCCTGGTGGAGGAGCTGCGCTCGCTCAG GCAGCTGCACCTGAACCAGCTGATCCGCACCAGCGGGGTGGTGACCAGCTGCACGGGCGTCCTGCCTCAGCTCAGCATGGTCAAGTACAACTGCAACAAGTGTGGCTTCGTGCTGGGGCCTTTCTGCCAGTCCCAGAACCAGGAGGTGAAGCCGGGCTCGTGCCCCGAGTGCCAGTCAGCCGGCCCCTTCGAAGTCAACATGGAGGAG ACCATCTACCAGAACTACCAGCGCATCCGAATTCAGGAGAGTCCTGGCAAAGTGGCGGCCGGCCGGCTGCCCCGCTCCAAGGATGCCATCCTCCTCGCGGACCTGGTGGACAGCTGCAAGCCGGGAGACGAGATA GAGCTGACCGGCATCTACCACAACAACTACGATGGGGCTCTCAACACCGCCAACGGCTTTCCCGTCTTCGCCACTGTCATCCTAGCCAACCATGTGGCCAAGAAGGACAATAAGGTGGCCGTGGGAGAGCTGACTGACGAGGATGTGAAGAAGATTATCAGCCTCTCCAAGGACCAGCAGATTGGGGAGAAG atcttTGCCAGCATTGCTCCTTCCATCTACGGGCACGAAGACATCAAGCGAGGCCTGGCACTGGCTCTGTTTGGAGGGGAGCCCAAAAACCCTG GTGGCAAGCACAAGGTGCGAGGTGACATCAACGTGCTCCTTTGTGGAGATCCCGGCACGGCCAAGTCTCAGTTCCTCAAGTACATTGAGAAAGTGTCCAGCAGAGCCATCTTCACCACCGGCCAGGGGGCCTCGGCCGTGGGCCTCACGGCATACGTCCAGCGGCACCCCGTCAGCAAGGAGTGGGCCTTGGAGGCTGGGGCCCTGGTCCTGGCGGACCGAGGAGTGTGTCTCATCGATGAATTTGACAAG ATGAACGACCAGGACAGGACCAGCATCCACGAGGCCATGGAGCAGCAGAGCATCTCCATCTCGAAGGCCGGCATCGTCACCTCCCTGCAGGCCCGCTGCACCGTCATTGCTGCCGCCAACCCCATAG GTGGCCGCTATGACCCCTCGCTCACCTTTTCGGAAAACGTGGACCTCACGGAGCCCATCATTTCCCGCTTCGACGTCCTGTGTGTGGTGAGGGACACAGTGGACCCAGTCCAG GATGAGATGCTGGCCCGTTTCGTGGTCGGCAGCCACATCAGACATCACCCCAGCAACAAGGAGGATGGGGGCCTGGGGGGCGCCCCAGAGCCCCCCATGCCCAACACATATGGCGTGGAGCCCCTGCCGCAGGAGGTCCTGAAGAAGTACATCATCTACGCCAAGGAGAAGGTCCACCCGAAGCTCAACCAGATGGACCAGGACAAGGTGGCCAAGATGTACAGTGACCTGAGGAAGGAATCCATG GCCACGGGCAGCATCCCCATCACGGTGCGTCACATCGAATCCATGATCCGCATGGCTGAGGCCCACGCGCGCATCCACCTGCGGGACTACGTGATGGAGGATGACGTCAACATGGCCATCCGTGTGATGCTCGAGAGCTTTGTGGACACGCAGAAGTTCAGCGTCATGCGCAGCATGCGGaag ACTTTTGCCCGCTACCTGTCGTTCCGCCGGGACAACAACGAGCTGCTGCTCTTCATCCTGAAGCAGCTGGTGGCCGAGCAGGTGACGTATCAGCGCAACCGCTTCGGGGCCCAGCAGGACACGATCGAGGTGCCCGAGAAGGACTTGGTGGACAAG GCTCGTCAGATCAACATCCACAACCTGTCTGCCTTTTACGACAGTGAGCTCTTCAGGATGCACAAGTTCACCCACGACCTGAAACGCAAGATGATCCTTCAGCAGTTCTGA